One Echinicola strongylocentroti DNA window includes the following coding sequences:
- a CDS encoding peptidyl-prolyl cis-trans isomerase, with the protein MKKWIKEPLIHFMALGAIIFLLFSLVNTSDGDERQIVIDDDRLEHINALWEIQWKRPATPTEMQGLIENYIRQEVLYREALRMNLDHNDEVVKRRLSQKMEFMAGDLNKIVEPVTETKLKAYFEAHKEDYRIPPTYSFEHVLISAQDHDNPKNYATALMATVDASQMASLQGKGDHTMLPLRFENAGMATILKNLGSVFYDGLDPLPRNQWAGPVKSGFGHHLVFITNKTNARIPELAEVKDKVIRDYEYTTEMATKDAVYQEMKDNYEVVVSSEELNADQIASLLANLHTP; encoded by the coding sequence ATGAAAAAATGGATAAAAGAGCCACTCATACATTTTATGGCCTTGGGAGCGATCATTTTTTTGCTGTTCAGCCTAGTGAATACATCCGACGGAGATGAACGCCAAATCGTCATCGATGACGATAGGCTCGAACATATCAATGCGCTTTGGGAAATCCAATGGAAACGCCCGGCCACTCCAACAGAAATGCAGGGCCTGATCGAGAATTACATCCGTCAGGAAGTACTGTACAGGGAAGCACTTAGGATGAACCTGGATCATAATGATGAGGTGGTCAAGCGACGGTTATCCCAAAAAATGGAGTTTATGGCAGGCGATTTAAACAAAATAGTTGAACCTGTCACCGAAACCAAACTGAAAGCGTACTTTGAGGCGCATAAAGAAGACTACCGAATTCCCCCAACCTATTCGTTCGAACATGTCCTGATCTCAGCGCAGGACCACGACAATCCAAAAAACTATGCCACAGCACTTATGGCAACTGTAGATGCCAGCCAAATGGCATCCCTACAGGGAAAAGGTGACCATACCATGCTGCCTTTGCGATTTGAGAATGCAGGTATGGCGACTATTTTAAAGAATCTTGGCAGTGTATTTTATGATGGATTGGATCCATTGCCCCGTAACCAATGGGCAGGACCTGTGAAATCTGGATTTGGACATCATTTGGTTTTTATCACCAATAAGACAAATGCACGTATTCCCGAATTGGCAGAAGTAAAGGATAAGGTGATCCGCGATTACGAATACACTACAGAAATGGCCACTAAGGATGCAGTATATCAAGAGATGAAGGACAATTATGAGGTGGTCGTATCTTCGGAGGAATTAAATGCCGACCAGATAGCCTCCTTACTCGCTAACTTGCATACCCCATGA